In Hymenobacter sublimis, a single genomic region encodes these proteins:
- a CDS encoding adenylate/guanylate cyclase domain-containing protein — translation MKTKILVVDDEADLELLIKQKFRRKIRENVYEFVFASNGEEALTSVRNHPDLDIILSDINMPVMDGLTLLTKLQETNPVLKTVMVSAYGDMQNIRTAMNRGAFDFVTKPVDFQDLEVTMEKTAHHVQQLRQTLRAIQENNILKMYVDETVLNFVGRPDFENTLMASETVEATVVFIDICGFTSLSEVLPASAVVTMLNTYFDQMVKEIIAQGGYVDKFMGDAVMAVFRGEYHLDRAVDAALAVRAVVQANQHTLPNGQAYQPEVSIGINTGEMVSGNIGSASLKRLDYTVIGDNVNVSQRLQSVAQPGQVIVTEATYQHLRESFQCRPIKEVTLKNKAQPVMIYEVVA, via the coding sequence ATGAAAACTAAGATTCTGGTTGTGGATGATGAAGCCGATTTGGAGCTTCTCATCAAGCAGAAATTTCGGCGTAAGATCCGGGAGAATGTGTACGAATTCGTGTTTGCCAGCAATGGGGAGGAAGCCCTGACCAGCGTGCGCAACCACCCCGATCTGGACATCATCCTCTCCGACATCAACATGCCCGTGATGGACGGGCTTACGCTGCTTACCAAGCTGCAGGAAACCAACCCGGTGCTGAAAACGGTCATGGTATCGGCTTACGGCGACATGCAAAACATCCGCACGGCCATGAACCGGGGCGCTTTCGACTTTGTCACGAAGCCCGTGGATTTTCAGGACCTGGAAGTAACCATGGAGAAAACGGCCCACCACGTGCAGCAGCTGCGCCAAACCCTACGGGCCATCCAGGAAAACAACATTCTGAAGATGTACGTGGACGAGACGGTGCTCAACTTCGTCGGCCGCCCCGATTTTGAGAACACGCTCATGGCCAGCGAAACGGTGGAAGCCACGGTAGTTTTCATCGACATCTGCGGCTTCACCTCGCTTTCGGAAGTACTGCCGGCTTCGGCCGTAGTAACCATGCTCAATACCTACTTCGACCAGATGGTGAAGGAAATTATTGCCCAAGGCGGCTACGTAGACAAGTTTATGGGCGACGCCGTCATGGCCGTTTTCCGGGGCGAATACCACCTCGACCGCGCCGTGGACGCCGCTCTGGCCGTGCGCGCCGTGGTGCAGGCCAACCAGCATACCCTGCCCAACGGCCAGGCTTACCAACCCGAGGTCAGCATTGGCATCAACACCGGCGAAATGGTATCGGGCAACATCGGCTCAGCCTCGCTTAAGCGCCTGGATTACACCGTTATCGGGGATAATGTCAACGTCAGCCAGCGGCTGCAGTCCGTGGCCCAGCCCGGGCAGGTAATTGTTACGGAGGCTACCTACCAGCACCTGCGCGAGTCGTTCCAGTGCCGGCCCATCAAGGAAGTAACCCTGAAGAACAAGGCCCAGCCCGTCATGATTTACGAGGTGGTAGCCTAG
- a CDS encoding response regulator produces the protein MKILVVDDETDVRTLFEQRFRREIRSGVLSFSFAYSGEEALTYLHEHASEVVLILSDINMPGMSGLELLKHIKQEYTAPPPPASPLVMMITAYGDTESREQALALGASDFLTKPVDFAALKDKLLVLASHEN, from the coding sequence ATGAAAATACTGGTTGTAGACGACGAGACCGACGTGCGGACGCTATTTGAGCAGCGCTTCCGGCGGGAAATCCGTAGCGGGGTGCTGTCCTTTTCCTTTGCCTACTCCGGCGAGGAAGCCCTGACCTACCTGCACGAGCACGCCTCAGAAGTAGTGCTGATTCTGTCCGACATCAACATGCCCGGCATGAGTGGCCTGGAGCTGCTCAAGCACATCAAGCAAGAGTACACCGCGCCCCCACCTCCCGCCTCGCCCCTGGTCATGATGATTACGGCTTACGGCGACACGGAAAGTCGGGAGCAGGCCCTGGCCCTGGGCGCCAGCGACTTCCTGACCAAGCCCGTAGATTTTGCGGCCCTCAAGGACAAACTTCTCGTACTGGCTAGCCATGAAAACTAA
- a CDS encoding ATP-binding protein, producing MDLNADVLLSVVVALFIARGLRRFLDLPTRLPRINRLLNWIWAPGLALFVVARAVHWKSDQLDELYMLFVLGVVTVILSNLRHYRPARTLLLAVAPFVLYSVLELLLPALSSSILEEYDDTFENSKGFAFIWLFTFLLIARSQKKQLEKERLEREEEEKARQLIAAHNQELERLVAERTATLTQQAEELREALTELKTTQAQLIQAEKMASLGELTAGIAHEIQNPLNFVTNFSDVSAELITELEEEQQRPTRDPELEAELLVDLKQNLLKITHHGQRAASIVRGMLEHSRASTGERQATNLNGLADEYLRLAYHGLRAKDKSFNATLVTNFDPNLGTVEAVSQDVGRVLLNLFTNAFYAVQKRKELNQPGYSPIVTVSTRHLPNGDVEVQVRDNGMGIPRAVVDKIFQPFFTTKPTGEGTGLGLSLSYDIITKGHGGTLTVETTEGSGTTFIITLPA from the coding sequence ATGGATCTTAATGCGGACGTGTTGTTGAGCGTGGTGGTGGCGTTGTTTATCGCGCGCGGGTTGCGCCGGTTTCTGGATTTACCTACCCGGCTGCCTCGCATCAACCGCCTGCTCAACTGGATCTGGGCCCCGGGCCTGGCCCTGTTCGTGGTGGCGCGGGCGGTGCACTGGAAGTCCGACCAGCTGGATGAGCTGTATATGCTCTTTGTGCTGGGGGTCGTAACAGTTATCCTGAGCAATTTGCGCCACTACCGGCCCGCCCGTACGCTGCTGCTGGCCGTGGCTCCTTTCGTGCTGTATTCGGTTCTGGAGTTGCTGCTCCCGGCCCTGAGCAGCAGCATTCTGGAGGAGTACGACGACACGTTTGAAAACTCCAAGGGCTTTGCCTTTATCTGGTTGTTTACGTTCCTGCTCATTGCCCGCAGCCAGAAAAAGCAGTTGGAAAAGGAGCGGTTGGAGCGGGAAGAAGAGGAAAAAGCCCGGCAGCTGATTGCGGCCCACAACCAGGAGCTGGAACGGCTAGTTGCCGAGCGCACCGCTACCCTCACCCAACAAGCCGAAGAACTGCGCGAGGCCCTGACGGAGCTAAAAACCACTCAGGCCCAACTTATTCAAGCCGAGAAAATGGCTTCCTTAGGCGAGCTGACCGCCGGCATTGCCCACGAAATTCAGAACCCGCTCAACTTCGTCACTAACTTTTCTGATGTTAGCGCAGAGCTGATAACGGAGCTGGAAGAAGAACAGCAGCGCCCTACCCGCGACCCGGAGCTGGAAGCCGAACTGCTCGTTGACCTGAAGCAAAACCTACTGAAAATCACCCACCACGGGCAGCGCGCCGCTAGCATCGTGCGGGGCATGCTGGAGCACAGCCGGGCCAGCACCGGCGAGCGGCAAGCCACCAACCTGAACGGGCTGGCCGACGAGTACCTGCGCCTAGCTTACCACGGCCTGCGGGCCAAGGACAAGAGCTTTAACGCTACCCTCGTCACGAACTTTGACCCCAACCTTGGAACCGTAGAAGCTGTGTCGCAGGACGTGGGGCGGGTATTGCTCAACCTGTTTACCAATGCGTTTTATGCCGTGCAGAAACGCAAGGAGCTTAACCAGCCCGGCTACTCCCCCATCGTGACGGTGAGCACGCGCCACTTGCCCAACGGCGACGTAGAAGTACAGGTGCGCGACAACGGCATGGGTATTCCGCGGGCCGTAGTAGACAAAATATTCCAGCCATTTTTCACTACCAAACCCACGGGTGAGGGCACGGGCCTGGGCCTTTCCCTGAGCTACGACATCATCACGAAAGGCCACGGCGGCACGCTCACGGTAGAAACCACCGAGGGTAGCGGCACTACGTTTATTATCACGCTGCCGGCCTAG
- a CDS encoding peptidylprolyl isomerase, translating into MTYFALCRAAAAAAASGYLFTACAPHTLSSTSPVALNQFAADSVLRRIATAQDERRAAALLPYLNRPEATYRRAAAEALASVQSKEATSPLLTRLREDADATVRRAAAYALGQTADSTAEAGLAQRISTEPDGVVRRYVLEALGRCTSRAGLLTLTRLPPALATDTATLSGQAWGLYRAGLRGLTSEAAVSRLVQLVGRGNPVSSRLAAANALARTRGINLTSYAATLGTVAQQDAHYAVRSAVTAALSKAATAPTVPVLLATLARRDPDYRVRVSALRAMNAQMYAPVKEAAWQALTDSNAQVALSAAEFFLTHATNEPGSMFLGKANRLEQWRVRATLLAAALHQSSPEQAAIRGAVQERYAATPDPYEKGYLLKALGEDPAAFDFVQRATFTPGQPLVVGTYGMEALVAMSRQPTFPAGRYPDLALALRRGVLSRDVAVMGTAAEAIRDPKLNLRKLLPSPDFLIQARDQLTLPRDLEAWQSLQQTIDFLQNQPATTAPVAKAATHPIDWALVSTIPAGQRVAVRTSKGDVVLRLLVEQAPGSVASFVELTRRGFYNGKNFHRVVPNFVAQGGCPRGDGWGSSDYNLRSEFADVRYGEGAVGLASAGKDTESCQWFITHAPTPHLDGRYTIFAQVVQGMDVVSRLDIGDRIDRVELIK; encoded by the coding sequence ATGACCTACTTCGCCCTGTGCCGAGCCGCTGCCGCAGCAGCGGCCAGCGGCTACTTGTTTACTGCCTGCGCGCCCCATACTCTTTCCTCTACCAGTCCGGTTGCCCTCAACCAGTTTGCCGCCGACAGCGTGCTGCGTCGCATTGCCACGGCCCAGGATGAGCGCCGCGCGGCCGCGCTGCTACCCTACCTCAACCGCCCCGAGGCCACCTACCGCCGCGCCGCCGCCGAAGCCCTGGCCTCAGTCCAGAGCAAGGAGGCTACCTCCCCACTGCTCACCCGGCTGCGCGAAGATGCGGATGCTACCGTGCGACGGGCAGCCGCCTACGCCCTGGGGCAAACCGCTGATTCCACGGCGGAAGCCGGCCTTGCCCAACGCATCAGCACCGAGCCCGACGGGGTAGTACGCCGCTACGTGCTGGAGGCCCTGGGGCGCTGCACCTCCCGGGCGGGGCTGCTGACGCTCACTCGCCTACCCCCCGCGCTGGCCACCGACACGGCCACCCTCAGTGGGCAAGCCTGGGGCCTGTACCGGGCCGGCTTACGGGGCCTGACTTCGGAGGCGGCCGTTAGCCGGCTGGTGCAGCTGGTAGGGCGCGGCAACCCGGTAAGCTCCCGGCTGGCCGCGGCCAATGCCCTGGCCCGCACCCGCGGCATCAACCTAACTTCTTATGCCGCTACCCTTGGCACGGTGGCCCAGCAAGATGCCCACTATGCGGTGCGCAGCGCCGTTACGGCTGCCCTCAGCAAAGCCGCTACCGCGCCCACCGTGCCAGTTCTGCTGGCCACCCTGGCCCGGCGCGACCCAGATTACCGGGTGCGGGTGAGTGCACTGCGGGCCATGAATGCGCAGATGTACGCCCCGGTAAAAGAAGCCGCCTGGCAGGCCCTGACGGATTCTAACGCCCAGGTAGCTTTGTCGGCCGCCGAATTCTTTCTGACCCACGCCACGAATGAGCCGGGCTCCATGTTTTTGGGAAAAGCCAACCGGCTGGAGCAGTGGCGGGTGCGGGCTACCTTGCTAGCGGCTGCCCTGCACCAGTCCAGCCCGGAGCAGGCTGCCATCCGGGGGGCAGTGCAGGAACGCTACGCTGCCACCCCGGACCCCTACGAGAAAGGCTATTTGCTGAAAGCTCTGGGCGAAGACCCGGCGGCATTCGACTTCGTGCAGCGGGCCACCTTCACCCCAGGGCAACCCCTGGTGGTGGGTACCTACGGCATGGAAGCCCTGGTAGCTATGAGCCGGCAGCCTACCTTCCCGGCCGGCCGCTACCCCGATCTGGCCCTGGCCCTGCGCCGGGGAGTGCTCAGCCGAGATGTAGCCGTAATGGGCACGGCCGCCGAGGCCATCCGCGACCCAAAGCTGAACCTGCGCAAGCTGCTGCCTAGCCCTGATTTTTTGATTCAAGCCCGCGACCAACTGACCTTACCCCGAGATTTGGAGGCCTGGCAGTCCTTGCAGCAAACCATCGACTTTCTGCAGAACCAGCCCGCCACTACTGCCCCTGTAGCCAAAGCCGCTACGCACCCCATTGATTGGGCCCTCGTCAGCACTATTCCGGCCGGGCAGCGGGTGGCAGTGCGCACCAGCAAGGGCGACGTGGTGCTACGCTTGCTGGTGGAGCAGGCCCCCGGCTCGGTGGCTAGCTTCGTGGAGCTTACCCGACGGGGCTTTTATAATGGCAAAAACTTTCACCGCGTCGTGCCCAACTTTGTGGCCCAGGGCGGCTGCCCCCGCGGCGACGGCTGGGGTAGCTCCGATTACAACCTACGCTCCGAGTTTGCTGATGTGCGCTATGGGGAAGGGGCCGTGGGGTTGGCCTCGGCCGGCAAGGACACCGAGAGTTGCCAGTGGTTTATCACTCACGCCCCCACGCCCCACCTAGACGGGCGCTACACCATTTTCGCGCAGGTAGTACAAGGCATGGATGTTGTCAGCCGCCTCGACATTGGGGACCGAATTGACCGAGTAGAGCTGATTAAATGA
- a CDS encoding cupin domain-containing protein, with translation MADTTITKVDSRFSPTGADGEKYLASGVHVAMRLWEDEQPSEAKEPSARPYETVGYVLKGRAELHIEGQMVVLEPGNSWVVPKGASHTYKILEAFSAVEATTPPAQAHGRDEE, from the coding sequence ATGGCTGATACCACCATCACTAAAGTTGATTCCCGCTTCTCCCCTACCGGCGCCGATGGCGAAAAATACCTGGCTTCTGGCGTACACGTGGCCATGCGCCTCTGGGAAGACGAGCAGCCCAGCGAGGCCAAAGAGCCCAGCGCCCGCCCTTACGAAACCGTTGGCTATGTGCTGAAAGGCCGGGCCGAGCTGCACATTGAGGGCCAAATGGTGGTGCTGGAACCCGGCAACTCCTGGGTAGTGCCCAAGGGCGCCTCGCACACCTACAAAATACTGGAAGCCTTTTCTGCGGTGGAAGCCACTACCCCGCCCGCTCAAGCCCACGGCCGCGACGAGGAGTAA